In one Desulfoferula mesophila genomic region, the following are encoded:
- a CDS encoding PEP-utilizing enzyme — protein sequence MGESKRRFPDPHEVEKIPGTEGWERMFPYQYQFVTDDPEREQYEKGMFWFYDGLHYPEPIYPFDIIWDEAWYLALSQFNTRIFAVPPVYGVDHRIINGYIYISPVPVTDPAEVEARVAHFMERAGYYYENWNKLEDQWIKKLEKVISDLEALEIKPLPELEDISVVMEGLGKSTGYELLHAYDKLIDLGLLCWQYHFEFLNLGYAAYVTFLDFCQKVFPDIPLQRVTQMVSGIDVIMYRPDEELKKLARAAVDLNVDGIVNSGRKFVEIKDELEATSNGKEWLNAFEKARYPWFWTSTGTGWYHHDKSWNDDLDIPLASLCIYIDKVRAGKPIERPMDQVIKERDRITEEYRALLADEETKAGFEQLLGTARTVFPYVENHLFYVEHWFHSVFWNKMREVAAILMDYGFIEEIEDVWYLTRAEIKEALWDVVTAWATGVKPRGPQVWPKEIAWRKGVMDKFREWTPPAAVGTAPEVIQEPFTVVLWGVTNESLNAWAEVDAAGDPESVNQLKGFAGSPGVVEGFARVCRTVAEIGQLKEDEILVAPTTSPSWAPAFQKIQAAVTDVGGVMCHAAIVCREYGLPAVVGTGHGTSIIKTGMKIKVDGGTGKVTILER from the coding sequence ATGGGCGAGAGCAAACGGAGATTTCCTGATCCTCACGAGGTAGAAAAAATACCCGGCACTGAAGGTTGGGAACGGATGTTCCCTTATCAGTACCAGTTCGTGACCGACGACCCGGAGCGCGAACAGTACGAAAAGGGGATGTTCTGGTTTTATGACGGACTGCATTATCCCGAGCCTATCTACCCCTTTGACATAATTTGGGACGAGGCCTGGTACCTGGCCCTGTCTCAGTTCAACACCCGCATTTTCGCGGTGCCCCCCGTTTATGGCGTGGATCACCGCATCATCAACGGCTACATCTACATCTCGCCGGTGCCGGTGACCGACCCCGCCGAAGTCGAGGCCCGGGTGGCCCATTTCATGGAGAGGGCCGGCTACTACTACGAGAATTGGAACAAGCTGGAAGATCAGTGGATCAAAAAGCTCGAGAAGGTCATATCTGACCTGGAAGCCCTCGAGATCAAGCCCCTCCCCGAGCTGGAAGACATATCGGTCGTCATGGAGGGCCTGGGCAAGTCCACGGGCTATGAGCTACTCCATGCCTATGACAAGTTGATCGATCTGGGCCTGCTCTGCTGGCAATACCACTTCGAGTTCTTGAACCTGGGTTACGCCGCATACGTGACCTTCCTGGATTTCTGCCAAAAGGTGTTCCCGGATATCCCCCTGCAGCGGGTTACTCAGATGGTCTCGGGCATCGACGTGATCATGTACCGGCCCGATGAAGAGCTCAAGAAACTGGCCCGGGCGGCGGTTGATCTCAATGTGGACGGCATCGTCAACTCCGGAAGAAAGTTCGTCGAGATAAAGGACGAGCTGGAGGCCACGTCCAACGGCAAGGAATGGCTGAACGCCTTTGAGAAGGCCCGCTATCCCTGGTTCTGGACCTCCACCGGCACCGGCTGGTACCACCATGACAAATCCTGGAACGACGACCTGGACATCCCCCTGGCTTCCCTGTGCATCTACATTGACAAGGTCAGGGCCGGCAAGCCCATCGAACGGCCCATGGACCAAGTCATCAAGGAGCGTGACCGCATCACCGAGGAATACCGCGCTTTGTTGGCTGACGAGGAGACCAAGGCCGGCTTCGAACAGCTTCTGGGCACCGCCCGCACCGTGTTCCCCTACGTCGAGAACCATCTGTTCTACGTGGAGCACTGGTTCCATTCCGTGTTCTGGAACAAGATGCGCGAAGTCGCGGCCATTCTCATGGACTATGGATTCATCGAAGAAATCGAGGACGTCTGGTACCTCACGCGGGCCGAAATAAAGGAAGCCCTGTGGGACGTGGTCACCGCCTGGGCCACCGGCGTCAAGCCGCGCGGCCCCCAGGTATGGCCCAAGGAGATCGCCTGGCGCAAGGGAGTCATGGACAAGTTCCGCGAGTGGACTCCTCCCGCGGCCGTGGGCACCGCGCCTGAAGTGATCCAGGAGCCCTTCACCGTGGTCCTGTGGGGCGTCACCAACGAGTCCCTCAACGCCTGGGCCGAGGTGGATGCGGCCGGCGACCCCGAATCGGTGAACCAGCTCAAGGGATTCGCCGGCAGCCCCGGCGTGGTGGAAGGCTTCGCCCGGGTGTGCCGCACCGTGGCCGAGATCGGCCAGCTCAAAGAGGACGAGATCTTGGTGGCCCCCACCACCTCGCCCTCTTGGGCTCCGGCTTTCCAAAAGATCCAAGCGGCGGTCACCGACGTGGGCGGCGTCATGTGCCACGCGGCCATCGTGTGCCGCGAATACGGCTTGCCCGCGGTGGTGGGCACCGGCCACGGTACCAGCATCATCAAGACCGGCATGAAAATCAAGGTGGATGGTGGCACCGGAAAGGTGACCATCCTGGAACGTTAA
- a CDS encoding Tm-1-like ATP-binding domain-containing protein, which translates to MAIHSAIAVMGTFDSKGEEHLFLKEGIMKRGHRVLTINVGTKGAPSFSPDLDLRPSQVADRDQAISATIEKARRVLTRLYAQGQISGVVSAGGGSGTHLATSVMKVLPLGVPKVMVSTVAAHDMSQVVGTKDITVIHSVGDLLGVNSLTGLILDRAAGAVCGMVAPGWQGATDRRRIGLSMFGFITPAAEAVKERLEAGGYEVIAFHANGIGGLALEELAAEGRFDAILDLAPHELADTLKDGYCKLIGPGRLEPLPEVDIPRLVVPGGMDCAVLEFTRDTVPPQYADRKIFYYDFRSAVRLSREETLFLAGQLRDKLNRATSAVKVLVPLGGWSAADGPGAPLDEPALNRLFIDHLRDGLSPSIEVKEVGQHINDPAFADQAAQAMIEML; encoded by the coding sequence ATGGCTATACACTCGGCCATTGCGGTAATGGGCACCTTCGACTCCAAGGGCGAGGAACACCTTTTTTTAAAAGAAGGCATCATGAAACGGGGCCACCGGGTGCTGACCATCAACGTAGGCACCAAAGGGGCCCCGAGCTTTTCTCCCGACTTGGACCTGCGCCCCTCCCAGGTGGCGGACAGGGACCAGGCCATCAGCGCCACCATTGAAAAGGCCCGTCGCGTCCTGACCCGGCTATACGCCCAGGGCCAAATATCCGGTGTGGTTTCCGCCGGAGGGGGCAGCGGCACCCATCTGGCCACCAGCGTCATGAAAGTGCTTCCCCTGGGGGTGCCCAAGGTGATGGTGTCCACGGTGGCGGCCCATGACATGTCCCAGGTTGTGGGCACCAAGGACATCACCGTGATTCACAGCGTGGGTGACCTGCTGGGGGTCAATTCCCTTACCGGCCTGATCCTGGACCGGGCCGCCGGAGCCGTCTGCGGCATGGTGGCCCCGGGCTGGCAGGGCGCCACGGACAGGCGGCGCATCGGACTGAGCATGTTCGGTTTCATCACTCCGGCGGCCGAGGCGGTCAAGGAGCGGTTGGAGGCCGGCGGTTACGAGGTCATCGCCTTCCACGCCAACGGCATCGGCGGATTGGCCCTGGAGGAGTTGGCCGCCGAGGGGCGCTTCGACGCCATCCTGGACCTGGCCCCCCACGAGTTGGCCGACACCCTCAAGGACGGCTACTGCAAGCTCATCGGACCGGGCCGCCTGGAACCCCTGCCCGAGGTAGACATCCCCCGTCTGGTGGTGCCCGGCGGCATGGACTGCGCGGTGTTGGAGTTCACCCGCGATACGGTTCCCCCCCAATATGCGGACCGCAAGATTTTCTATTACGATTTCCGCTCGGCGGTGCGCCTGAGCCGGGAAGAGACGTTATTTTTGGCCGGCCAGTTGCGAGACAAGCTCAACCGCGCCACCTCGGCGGTAAAGGTTTTGGTCCCTTTGGGAGGCTGGTCCGCGGCCGACGGCCCCGGCGCCCCCTTGGACGAACCCGCCTTGAACCGGCTATTTATCGACCATCTGCGCGATGGCTTGAGCCCCAGCATCGAGGTGAAGGAGGTGGGACAGCATATCAACGATCCCGCCTTCGCGGACCAGGCCGCCCAAGCCATGATCGAGATGCTCTAA
- the ppcB gene encoding phenylphosphate carboxylase subunit beta — protein sequence MKDMRDFIATCEESGILHRIKAEVDWDLELSHIAKLNEEKSGPALLFENVKGYDTPVITSVCTTAERLAVIMGMPKESTLVQIMERWVEVGDNLLPPVEVDKSAAPCKQNILTGDDVDLYKFPVPKWYPLDGGRFFGTAHFIISKDPDTGWVNLGTYRSQLLGKDKLGTQFIKGKHADIMLKKYQALGKPMPVASIVGCDPLLFILGAARLSAFTSEYDVAGAIRGQAVEVVAGETVDLPIPAHAEIVVEGEVDAEKFMEEGPFGEYTGYYSGVGTDPRNFIDVKCITHRDNPILWGTTVGRAVTDTHMTMALSYGATLWQQLKAMKIPGIQSVYCPPEGSGRFLAIISMKQMYPGHADQVLTAAISTEMGAYGLKTVIVVDEDIDPWDIPRVMYALSFRFQPNRSQVIKRGRSTPLDPSLPIDARDITGRLLLDATIPYDWKEKPIPIALDPDVVKKVESRWSELGFE from the coding sequence ATGAAGGACATGAGGGACTTTATCGCCACCTGTGAAGAGTCGGGCATCCTGCATCGAATCAAGGCCGAGGTCGACTGGGACCTCGAATTATCGCACATCGCCAAACTGAACGAGGAGAAGAGCGGCCCGGCGCTGTTGTTTGAAAACGTCAAGGGCTATGACACCCCGGTGATCACCAGCGTGTGCACCACCGCGGAAAGGCTCGCGGTGATCATGGGCATGCCCAAGGAATCCACCCTGGTCCAGATCATGGAAAGGTGGGTCGAGGTAGGTGACAACCTGCTGCCTCCCGTGGAGGTGGACAAGTCCGCGGCCCCCTGCAAGCAGAACATTCTCACCGGCGACGACGTGGACCTTTACAAGTTCCCGGTGCCCAAGTGGTATCCCCTGGACGGCGGCCGCTTCTTCGGCACCGCGCACTTCATCATCTCCAAGGATCCCGATACGGGTTGGGTGAACCTGGGCACCTACCGCTCCCAGCTCCTGGGCAAGGACAAGCTGGGCACCCAGTTCATCAAGGGCAAGCACGCCGACATCATGCTCAAGAAATACCAGGCCTTGGGCAAGCCCATGCCGGTGGCCTCCATCGTGGGCTGCGATCCCTTGCTGTTCATCTTGGGGGCGGCCCGGCTCTCGGCCTTCACCAGCGAGTACGACGTGGCCGGCGCCATCCGGGGCCAGGCGGTGGAAGTGGTGGCCGGTGAAACGGTGGACCTGCCCATACCCGCGCACGCCGAGATCGTGGTGGAGGGCGAGGTCGACGCCGAGAAGTTCATGGAGGAAGGGCCCTTTGGCGAGTACACCGGGTATTACTCCGGGGTGGGCACCGACCCGCGCAACTTCATAGACGTCAAGTGCATCACCCACCGCGACAACCCCATCCTGTGGGGCACCACCGTGGGCCGGGCGGTTACCGACACCCACATGACCATGGCCCTGTCCTATGGGGCCACCTTGTGGCAGCAGCTCAAGGCCATGAAGATCCCCGGCATCCAGTCGGTCTATTGCCCGCCGGAAGGCTCGGGCCGCTTCCTGGCCATCATCTCCATGAAGCAGATGTACCCCGGTCACGCCGACCAGGTGCTCACCGCGGCCATCTCCACGGAAATGGGCGCCTACGGCCTCAAGACGGTCATCGTGGTGGACGAGGACATCGATCCCTGGGACATCCCCCGGGTCATGTACGCCCTGTCCTTCAGGTTCCAGCCCAACCGCAGCCAGGTTATCAAGCGCGGCCGCTCCACCCCGCTGGACCCCTCGCTGCCCATCGACGCCCGGGACATCACCGGCCGTCTGCTGCTGGACGCCACCATACCCTACGATTGGAAGGAAAAGCCCATTCCCATCGCCCTGGACCCCGACGTGGTCAAGAAGGTCGAGTCGCGCTGGTCGGAGCTGGGCTTCGAGTAG
- a CDS encoding LysR family transcriptional regulator: MNLNQLLTFFHAAEAMNFSQAAETLNVTQPAVSAQIRNLEEDLGVKLFARLGKKLVLTEPGDVLLAHARKIFKLEEEAAQAIKQMRLVKKGTLKLGTARTYAHTIIPPLLARFQSNYPLVNIVLIEGSSREMARRLWSLDIEVAVIAAPGRVRRVDFKFFRSEELTPIVAPEHPLANKKDVPVKALTANPIIMREKGSGTRKVVVDLFRKHHIKPAIVFETSNAEVIKEQVAQGQGISFLTRSGAAADIRSGKVATFSLKNEQPQLNICTAVLKGHELSRPARAFLDLLYRDHA, from the coding sequence ATGAACCTCAATCAACTGCTCACCTTCTTTCATGCCGCCGAGGCCATGAATTTCTCCCAGGCGGCGGAGACGCTCAACGTCACCCAGCCGGCGGTGAGTGCCCAGATCAGGAATCTGGAGGAAGATTTAGGTGTCAAGCTTTTTGCCCGTCTGGGCAAGAAGCTGGTCCTCACCGAACCGGGCGACGTCCTGTTGGCCCATGCCCGCAAGATATTCAAGCTGGAGGAAGAAGCGGCCCAGGCCATCAAGCAAATGCGCCTGGTGAAAAAGGGGACCTTGAAGCTGGGCACCGCCCGCACCTATGCGCACACCATAATTCCGCCCCTCCTGGCCCGCTTTCAGAGCAATTACCCCCTGGTCAACATCGTCCTGATCGAGGGCAGCTCCCGGGAGATGGCCCGGCGCTTGTGGTCGCTGGACATCGAGGTGGCGGTCATCGCCGCTCCGGGCCGGGTGCGCAGGGTCGACTTCAAGTTTTTCCGCAGCGAGGAGTTGACCCCCATCGTGGCGCCGGAGCACCCCTTGGCCAACAAAAAGGACGTTCCGGTCAAGGCCCTGACCGCCAATCCCATAATCATGCGGGAGAAGGGCTCCGGCACCCGCAAGGTGGTGGTCGATCTTTTTCGCAAGCACCACATCAAGCCGGCGATCGTCTTCGAGACCAGCAACGCCGAGGTGATCAAGGAACAGGTCGCCCAGGGCCAGGGGATTTCTTTCCTCACCCGTTCCGGCGCGGCGGCGGATATTCGGTCCGGGAAGGTCGCCACCTTTTCCCTGAAAAACGAGCAACCCCAGCTGAACATCTGCACCGCGGTGCTCAAGGGCCACGAGTTGTCTCGGCCGGCCCGGGCATTTTTGGACCTGCTCTACCGCGACCATGCTTGA
- a CDS encoding AMP-binding protein, which produces MKPIRYTQAMIDEFKGNGFWTDETFFDFYDRNAAQLGDREALVDSRYRVTWNQAKDLTNAIATAWASGGLPKDARVIIQSPNSVYGFLARIAAERAGLISLTVYPYLRQRELEYMMELTQASMVVIPHVYRKFDYLEMYKGFMQKFPSLKQVYLFDEDVPAAAPEGTKSLVTTAQEYLGKIDQALLDSRRLDTTGDVALLTTTTGTTGIPKLVEWPIASRVCTAKGRIDIWDLNKEDITMAVAPHAGGAAGTLTYFAAPMAGAKTVMLEEFDPRLALEVMAKEKVTAIGVVPTHLVRMLEEDIESYDLSNLRFIRSAGGYLPPKVASEAEERFGAAITSDLGTQDVGSVSGCRVTDSVEVRRGSVGRPLPGNVVKLLDDDGNQVPDGEPGVLWFRGPHAPAGYYRDEELTSTVFNPDGWSTTGDIVKLDKECLWIMGRKKDMIIRGGQNIYPAEIEGMLNNHPAVGSVAVVGMPDEEMGEKTCAYVVPKPGAEFAFKDMVDFLLSKQIAKYKLPERLEIVEDMPTVGDSGKINKEDLKKDIAAKLAREKA; this is translated from the coding sequence ATGAAACCAATCCGATACACCCAAGCGATGATCGACGAGTTCAAAGGCAACGGCTTTTGGACCGATGAGACCTTCTTTGACTTCTATGATCGCAACGCGGCCCAACTGGGCGACCGCGAGGCCTTGGTGGACTCGCGCTACAGAGTCACCTGGAACCAGGCCAAAGACCTGACCAACGCCATCGCCACGGCCTGGGCCTCGGGCGGGCTGCCCAAGGATGCCCGGGTTATCATCCAGTCGCCCAACAGCGTCTACGGCTTCTTGGCCCGCATCGCCGCCGAGCGGGCCGGGCTCATCTCCCTGACCGTGTACCCCTATCTGCGCCAGCGCGAGCTGGAATACATGATGGAGCTCACCCAGGCCTCGATGGTGGTGATCCCCCACGTGTACCGCAAGTTCGACTATCTGGAAATGTACAAGGGCTTCATGCAGAAGTTCCCCAGCCTCAAGCAGGTCTACCTGTTCGATGAGGATGTGCCGGCGGCGGCGCCCGAGGGCACCAAGAGCCTGGTGACCACCGCGCAGGAATACCTGGGCAAAATCGATCAGGCTCTCTTGGACTCTCGCCGCCTGGACACCACCGGCGACGTGGCCCTGTTGACCACCACCACCGGCACCACCGGCATACCCAAGCTGGTGGAGTGGCCCATCGCCTCCAGGGTGTGCACCGCCAAGGGGCGCATCGACATCTGGGACCTGAACAAGGAAGACATCACCATGGCGGTGGCCCCCCACGCCGGCGGCGCGGCCGGCACCCTGACCTACTTCGCCGCGCCCATGGCCGGGGCCAAGACGGTGATGCTGGAGGAGTTTGATCCCCGCCTGGCCCTGGAGGTCATGGCCAAGGAAAAGGTCACGGCCATCGGGGTGGTGCCCACCCACCTGGTGCGCATGCTGGAGGAGGATATCGAGTCCTACGACCTGTCCAACCTGCGCTTCATCCGCTCCGCCGGCGGCTATCTGCCTCCCAAGGTGGCCTCCGAGGCCGAAGAGCGCTTCGGCGCGGCCATCACCAGCGACCTGGGCACCCAGGACGTGGGTTCGGTGAGCGGCTGCCGGGTCACCGATTCGGTGGAGGTGCGGCGCGGCTCGGTGGGTCGCCCCCTGCCGGGCAACGTGGTCAAGCTGCTGGACGACGACGGCAACCAGGTGCCCGACGGCGAGCCCGGGGTGCTGTGGTTCCGGGGCCCCCACGCTCCGGCCGGCTATTATCGCGACGAGGAGCTGACGTCCACGGTCTTCAACCCGGACGGCTGGAGCACCACCGGCGACATCGTGAAGCTGGACAAGGAGTGCCTGTGGATCATGGGCCGCAAGAAGGACATGATCATCCGCGGCGGTCAAAACATCTATCCCGCCGAGATCGAAGGCATGCTCAACAACCATCCGGCCGTGGGTTCGGTGGCGGTGGTGGGCATGCCCGACGAGGAGATGGGCGAGAAGACCTGCGCCTACGTCGTGCCCAAGCCGGGCGCCGAATTCGCTTTCAAGGACATGGTCGATTTCCTGCTGAGCAAGCAGATCGCCAAGTACAAGCTGCCCGAGCGCCTGGAGATCGTCGAAGACATGCCCACGGTGGGCGACTCCGGCAAGATCAACAAGGAAGACCTCAAAAAAGACATCGCGGCCAAGCTGGCTAGGGAAAAGGCCTGA
- a CDS encoding IS3 family transposase (programmed frameshift), with amino-acid sequence MRRTRFSETQIVKILKEVEGGRTAKEVCREYGVSSATYYKWKSKYGGMEASDIIRLKELEEENRRLKQMYADLSLENRALKDVIGKKNIRPAGRRDLAKFMCKEHGLSIRRACRALRLSRSVYAYRPKPRDDGPIIEALTSLADKYPRYGFAKLFQVIRRDGHGWNHKRVYRVYCALKLNLRRKGKKRLPTRDPQPLAVPDLANICWSVDFMSDALYGGQRFRTFNVVDDFNREALAIEVDVNLPAQRIIRVLERIAAWRGYPSRLRLDNGPELVSVAMAQWAEEHSIDLGFTQPGKPTQNSYIERFNRTYREEVLDLYIFSRLSEVREITDRWLKEYNEERPHESLGNLTPAEYLAINSPEVSTVDWH; translated from the exons ATGCGCAGGACCAGATTCAGCGAAACTCAGATCGTCAAAATTCTGAAAGAGGTGGAAGGAGGCAGGACCGCCAAGGAGGTCTGCCGGGAATACGGTGTCAGCAGCGCCACCTACTACAAATGGAAGTCCAAATACGGGGGCATGGAGGCCTCGGACATCATTCGGCTCAAGGAGCTTGAAGAGGAAAACCGGCGTCTGAAGCAAATGTACGCCGACCTGAGTCTCGAGAATCGGGCTCTGAAGGACGTCATCG GAAAGAAAAATATAAGGCCAGCGGGTCGGCGCGATCTGGCTAAGTTCATGTGCAAAGAGCACGGTCTGAGCATTCGCCGGGCCTGCCGCGCCCTGAGGCTGAGCCGGTCGGTTTATGCCTACCGACCCAAGCCCCGCGACGATGGTCCGATCATCGAGGCGCTGACTTCGCTGGCAGACAAATATCCCAGATACGGCTTTGCCAAACTGTTTCAAGTAATTCGGCGGGATGGACATGGCTGGAATCACAAGCGGGTGTACCGAGTGTACTGCGCCCTGAAGCTAAACCTTCGCAGGAAGGGTAAGAAGCGCCTGCCTACTCGTGATCCCCAGCCGCTTGCAGTGCCGGATCTGGCCAATATCTGCTGGTCGGTGGACTTCATGAGCGATGCCCTGTATGGCGGCCAGCGATTCAGGACCTTTAATGTGGTGGATGATTTCAATCGAGAGGCCCTGGCCATAGAGGTGGACGTCAATCTCCCCGCCCAAAGGATAATCCGAGTGCTGGAGCGTATCGCTGCCTGGCGGGGCTACCCGTCCAGGCTGAGGCTGGACAACGGCCCGGAGCTGGTCAGTGTAGCTATGGCCCAATGGGCCGAGGAGCATAGTATCGATTTGGGTTTCACTCAGCCCGGCAAGCCCACCCAGAATTCATACATTGAACGCTTCAACCGGACCTATCGGGAAGAGGTGCTGGACCTTTACATATTTTCCCGTCTAAGCGAGGTGCGGGAAATCACGGATCGCTGGCTCAAGGAGTACAACGAGGAACGCCCTCATGAGTCCCTCGGCAACCTGACACCAGCCGAATACCTCGCTATAAATTCACCCGAAGTTTCTACTGTTGACTGGCACTAA
- a CDS encoding Tm-1-like ATP-binding domain-containing protein, translated as MPPTVLLISTLDTKHQETRYLRERMEQGGAEVVLMDLSMGADSGQTCEIPPGQVAAAAGWKIEDIRASRERAKITAAMIQGAVNLAAERFAKGSLDAVVGLGGSTGSLMASEVMRALPFGLPKLMVSSTAALPGLATRYIDTGDLLLFHTVVEIAGLSPLLTSVLDRAAAAALGLAKVPTVNPESVKGQALVAMSMFGPCEHCAHLVRMKLEEKGYQVIGFSAAGVCDRAMEDMIAQGYFAGVVDLAPGGVGEHIMSGMRSAGPHRLEAAGKRGIPQVIAPSGVNLMSPRKSRYKPDYYERRKYDLDKLRTFLRLDPEELKEVARAFAAKLNQAQGPVTFMMPTKGWCSFDREGGSVYAPEEDRLFTQELRSNLKPEITLREVDANLEDVAFGEAVVEAFVELLPLETVGAAS; from the coding sequence ATGCCGCCCACGGTGCTGCTAATATCCACCCTGGACACTAAGCACCAGGAAACCCGCTACTTGCGCGAACGCATGGAACAAGGCGGCGCGGAGGTTGTACTCATGGACTTGTCCATGGGAGCGGACTCGGGCCAGACGTGCGAGATCCCGCCCGGGCAAGTGGCCGCCGCCGCCGGCTGGAAAATAGAAGACATCCGGGCCTCACGGGAGCGGGCCAAAATTACCGCTGCCATGATCCAGGGCGCGGTGAACCTCGCGGCGGAGCGCTTCGCCAAAGGGAGCTTGGACGCGGTGGTGGGCCTGGGCGGCTCCACCGGTTCGCTCATGGCCTCCGAGGTCATGCGGGCCCTGCCCTTCGGACTGCCCAAGCTCATGGTCTCCTCCACCGCCGCGCTGCCCGGCTTGGCCACCCGCTACATTGACACGGGGGACCTGCTCTTGTTCCATACCGTGGTGGAGATCGCCGGGCTTTCGCCCCTGCTGACCAGCGTCTTGGACCGGGCCGCCGCCGCCGCGTTGGGCCTGGCCAAGGTGCCGACCGTGAACCCCGAGTCGGTCAAGGGCCAAGCCCTGGTGGCCATGAGCATGTTCGGGCCCTGCGAGCACTGCGCCCACCTGGTGCGCATGAAGCTGGAGGAAAAGGGCTACCAGGTGATCGGCTTCTCCGCCGCCGGGGTCTGCGACCGGGCCATGGAGGACATGATCGCCCAGGGCTACTTCGCCGGGGTGGTGGACCTGGCCCCGGGCGGGGTGGGCGAACACATCATGAGCGGCATGCGCTCCGCCGGGCCCCACCGCCTGGAGGCGGCGGGCAAACGAGGCATCCCCCAGGTGATCGCCCCCAGCGGCGTGAACCTGATGAGCCCGCGCAAGTCGCGCTACAAGCCCGATTACTACGAGCGGCGCAAGTACGACCTGGACAAGCTGAGAACCTTCTTGCGCCTCGACCCGGAAGAGCTAAAAGAAGTGGCCCGAGCCTTCGCGGCCAAGCTGAACCAAGCCCAGGGCCCGGTGACCTTTATGATGCCCACCAAGGGCTGGTGCTCCTTTGACCGCGAAGGCGGATCGGTATACGCGCCGGAAGAAGACCGTCTGTTCACCCAAGAACTTCGCTCCAACCTGAAGCCTGAAATCACCCTGCGCGAAGTGGACGCAAACCTGGAAGACGTCGCTTTCGGCGAGGCGGTGGTGGAGGCCTTTGTGGAGCTGTTGCCCCTGGAGACCGTAGGAGCGGCGTCATAG
- a CDS encoding PEP/pyruvate-binding domain-containing protein, which produces MAQLPLVCWFQECNKDSVPLVGGKNASLGELINAGIRVPPGYAITTEAYRRFIGDGGLDGKIKEALEGLNHEDSAALDQASDYIRGLIESCPIAVDLEDHIAEYYRRLSKICGLPATPVAVRSSATAEDLPGASFAGQQETFLWIRGVESVLEHVRKCFSSLFTARAIAYRIKMGFAQEEVALSVGIQKMANAFTAGVMFTLNPGNGDRSMIVIDSNFGFGESVVSGEVTPDNFRVDKVSMEILERTISKKEVYYTLEPAEHCSRKLTLPKERQMAQSTIDKDVLELARMGKVIEQHYGCPQDIEWAVDKDMPKTGNVFILQSRPETVWSCKDQDKTPTQGPKKTAMDHILSNLMMGKKLS; this is translated from the coding sequence ATGGCCCAATTACCTCTGGTCTGCTGGTTTCAAGAGTGCAACAAGGACTCGGTGCCGCTGGTGGGCGGCAAAAACGCCTCTTTGGGCGAGTTGATCAATGCGGGTATTCGCGTCCCCCCTGGCTATGCGATCACCACCGAAGCGTATCGGCGTTTCATCGGCGACGGGGGGCTAGACGGCAAGATCAAAGAGGCGCTGGAGGGCCTGAATCACGAGGACTCCGCGGCCCTGGATCAGGCCAGTGACTATATCCGGGGCCTGATCGAATCCTGCCCCATCGCGGTTGATCTGGAAGACCACATAGCCGAATACTATCGCCGCCTGTCCAAGATTTGCGGACTGCCCGCCACCCCGGTGGCGGTGCGCTCCAGCGCCACCGCCGAGGACCTGCCCGGAGCCAGCTTCGCGGGGCAGCAGGAAACCTTCCTGTGGATTCGCGGCGTGGAGTCGGTGTTGGAGCACGTACGCAAGTGCTTCTCCAGCCTCTTCACCGCCCGGGCCATCGCCTATCGCATCAAAATGGGCTTCGCCCAGGAGGAAGTGGCCTTGAGCGTGGGCATCCAGAAGATGGCCAACGCCTTCACCGCCGGTGTCATGTTCACCCTGAATCCGGGCAACGGCGACCGCTCCATGATCGTCATCGATTCCAACTTCGGTTTCGGAGAGTCGGTGGTTTCCGGCGAGGTCACCCCGGACAACTTCCGGGTCGACAAGGTGAGCATGGAAATCCTGGAGAGGACCATCTCCAAAAAGGAAGTCTACTACACCCTGGAGCCGGCCGAGCATTGCTCGCGCAAGCTGACCCTGCCCAAGGAGCGGCAGATGGCCCAATCCACCATAGACAAGGACGTCTTGGAGTTGGCCCGCATGGGCAAGGTCATCGAACAACATTACGGCTGCCCCCAGGACATCGAATGGGCGGTGGACAAGGACATGCCCAAGACCGGCAACGTGTTCATCCTGCAAAGCCGGCCGGAAACCGTATGGAGTTGCAAAGACCAGGACAAAACGCCGACCCAAGGCCCCAAAAAGACGGCCATGGATCACATCTTGTCCAATCTCATGATGGGTAAAAAACTCTCTTAA